Below is a genomic region from Ailuropoda melanoleuca isolate Jingjing chromosome 8, ASM200744v2, whole genome shotgun sequence.
gatctatactctagaaactacagaacactcatgaaagaaattgaggaagacacaaaaagttggaaaaatattccatgctcatggagtgaaagaataaacacagttaaaatgtctatcctgtccagagcaatttacactttcaatgccattcctattaaaataccactggcatttttcaaagaggtggaacaaaaaatcctaaaacttgcatggaaccagaaaagaccccgaatctccATGGgaatgatgaaagagaaaaacaaagctggagcaTCATGTTACCTGCCTTCAAGCTGtagtacaaagctgtgatcaccaagaggccatggtactgacacaaaaacagacacatagaccaaaggaacagaatagagactccagaaatggaccctcaattctatgatcaaataatctttgacaaagcaagaataaatatccaatggaaaaaagacagtctcttcaataaatggtgctgggaaaattggacagctacacatagaagaatgaaactggaccattcccttagaccatacataaagataaactcagaatggatgaaagacctcaatgtgagacaggaatccatcaatatcctagaagagaacataggcagtaacttctttgacatcagccacagtaacttctttcaagacatgtctccaaaggcaagtgaaacaaaagcaaaaatgaattttgggacttcatcaagataaaaagcttctgcacagcaaaggaaacaatcaacaaaactaagaggcagcccacggaatgggagaagatatttgcaaatgacattatatataaagggctggtatccaagatctgtaaagaacttcccaaactcaacacccaaaaagctaataacccagttaaaaaatgggcagaagacatgaacagacaattctccaaagaagacatacaaatggccacagacacatgaagaaatgttcaacaccactagccatcagggaaatacaaatcaaaaccacaatgcgataccaccttacaccagtcagaatggcaaaaattggcatggcaagaaacaacaaatgttggcgacggtatgaagaaaggagaacactctcacagtgttggtgggaacacaagctggtggagccactctggaaaacagtatggaggttcctcaagatgtcaagaatagagttaccctatgacccagcaattgcactactaggtatttaccccaaggatacagatgtagtgaaaagaaggagcacatgcactccaatgttcatagcagcattgtccacaatagccaaactgtggaaggagctgagatgcctttcaccagacgaatggataaagatgtggtccatacatacagctgactatcactcagccatcaaagagaatgaaatcttgccatttgcaatgatgtgggtggaactaaagggtattatgctaagtgaaataagagaaagacaaatatgatttcactcaggtgtggcatttaagaaacaaaacataggagaaggggaggaaaaatgaaataagacaaaatcagagagggaggcaaaccataagatactcttaactgtaggaaacaaactgaggttgctggaggagaggtgctTAGGGGAAATGGGGTATTTGGCTTTGGAGAAGAATTTTCCTTGTGTAACCTCCTccacactcttctctctctctctctctctctctctctctctctctctttctcttcctgtctccctccctcctctctctacTGTCTTAAATCAGGGCTCCCTCTCATCCACAGCATTcatgatccatttctcccccaagtcatgtctctgcacctcctaccttccgtgacgtggcctcttctctgcctctAGCTGTGCCGtctgttctgtcagtcctcaaaTTGATTTCTTGGGTACTCAGAATGCCTTGATATTTATCGAGCTGTGTTTAGGGTCCAGGCAAGCTTGGGATCCTCCTCTTACGCCACCATGTTAACTCCTCCCTGCAGaccctcttgtttctttttctgtcctttcctttaaCTTTCTGGTGGTGAGAAGGCTTCAGATGTAACCTCCTGGCAAGTTTCTTCTACACAATTTTTCTGCCTTGTTGCACACATGTTTCATCTTCAGGCAGCTTCTCTGGTGCTGAAAAATGGGTTGTACTTGTTTCAGGCTTTATAACCCACACCTTATCACCCAGAACAAGAGAGAGCATCTCATTCCCCTGCCATCAACCCCAGGAATCAGGCAACAGGTCCAATTCTACAGATGTCTGCAGTTAAATAAGTGGAACGGTCACAGGCAAAACTGTGTTTCTCCTCAGAGGGTCAGAGACATCAGCAAAGATCCAGAGGAGTGTGAATTCCCTCAGCCAGGTGATAAGACTTTTAACGAGAAGACCATCAACCATCTCAACTACTACAAACATgtcaggaggaaaaagaagaagaaaaatctataaatgtGGCATATATTCAACACAGATTTTTATTGAGGACATGTCCCATACAGGTGAAACACCTTTCCAagattacaaatattaaaaagacatggaCTTTGTTTTCAAGAATCCTAAGAATTAGAAGGGACAAGGGTCCTAACTGGGGGTAACAAGTGGTTGGAGGTGAGGTGTAGATTTACGAAAGTTCAGGAAAAGGTGGTGGAAATTCTCAACAGGCAGAGACTGCTTCTACTTGTGAATCAGGGAGGGTTCTCTGGAGGAAATGACATCTCATACTTGTTCTTCCATGCAGGTGCTGGGGCCTCATTCCATTCAGAGATAAATTTGAGGTTTAAGTTCCAGACCaagtcagaccaaaaaaaaaaaaaaaaaaaaaaaaaaNAAAGCTAAATTACACTAAGCGTATATAGACAACTGATGATTaaggagaaatgaaagacaaagttGCACAGATTGTTAAAAGGACATCACCACTGAGCTGGGTTTAGGTAAGTACTGGAGCTTGGGATGCTGGGATCTCACTCCAAGGGGTGACACTGCACTGAGGACTCCACCGTGTTTTCCTGGGAGCAACAGAGGAGGAAGTCACTCTGTAGCATGTTGACATGAGGACTACAGAGAGAAAGGTTACTGGGAGGCGGAGGGCTGAGGACAGGCTGAAATGTGGGGAGACATGTGCGAAGAGCAGGAAGGTGGCTCCAGAGACTTACCAGCACCTCCAGAGCCACAGCGCCAGACCTGCCAGAAGCACCAGGGGCACTATCACCGCCAGGAAGACCAAGCCCATGGAGTGGGGCTGCTCTGTGGGTTTGGAGCACAGACGGTGTCACTTCCCATCCACCCCGGGTTGACCTGCACCTCCCTGGTCCTCTTTGCTCGTGTCACCCTCTGCCTCACCaactgcccttcctcctctctcttctcccatcccTCCTCAGAGATGGACCCTTCGCCCAACCCTCTGCACCCTCCCACATCTAGAGGGCCCCCACTCTCAGTTCTCCATTCCTTGGTTTActgattttagtcatttttggTCTAGAATCCCTAGCAACCCAAATTTTTCATCTGCCTCTCATCCTCTGCTCTAACACCAACCACCCCCTTTTGCAGCCAGGTCCAGCTCTTTCTCACCCCAGTAGAGGACCATGTCCTGGCCTCCTAGACTGCTGTGTCTCACTCGGCAGGACAGGTCAGCTGCCTCCCGGGCCACCACGTCCAGGGTCACTCGGAGATACCACGTCCCATCAGCATGGGGCAGGACGTCGCCTCGCTGGGTGCCCCGTTGCTCCTGCTGACCCCTCATCCACATCACCCACACGGGCTTGGGGTAGAAGCCAGAGACGTGGCACACCAGCAGCAGACGGCCGGGACCCGGACTGGGGTGAGCGGACAGCCAGACCTCTGGCCTCACTGCAGACACAGGACAGGAATTCACAGACTGAGAGGGTAGATCTTCACATCACTTTAGATAAACACATCTTTCTACCTCTAGACACCTGTCACCACCATCCCCTCTCCCTCATGTCCCCATCTTatcctgaatttaaataaaactttgcaAATGTATGATTGCAGAATAGAGACTtatggagggagagagcaggactGACCTTGCCGCAGGAGATATGCTTTCCCTGCATCAAGAAGACCCAAGAAGAAACGTGGGAGGATGTCATTGATAACCACGTAGTACTGATTGAATAGTTTGCAGATCTGCTGAGCCCTACTTCCTCCCTTTGGAGATGGCTGCCATGTCATGTTCTGGAAGTTCACAAGATCTGATCCTTGATAAGCAATCCTCAGGTAGCATTCTAATGTTTTCCCAAAACGCAGCTCACAGCCTTTGACTACCTGTATCTGAAAAGAATCTGGGAAGAGAAATTGTGAGTTACAGGACAGGGGAAGTGaaagagatgaaatgagatgagTGGAAGCCAAGGAtggtagaagcagagggagaagttcaGGTGATTGGAGGGAATGAGTAGACTTGGGCTTGAGGGGAGGCTTAGACAAAGGGGAAGTGGTGGTCactggaggcagaggaagaggtgaATAATTGAGGAAGGAATAAATGTTGGAGGAGAAACATGAAGGTTGTAGGCAGAGAACAGGGAAGGGCTCAGTGGAAGAGCTGGGGTAAAAACAATCTAGCGTGAAGGGAGAGCATTGGGTACAGGGAACACATAGAGAGACAGTGCTGCTGGAATTGAATGGGGAGAAAAGTACAATTCAAGGAGTCAGTCCAGGAAAGGGATGGTCATGGGAGGCACTAGTGGGAGACAGGAGAGCACAGCCTGTGGTCAATGAGAAGAGTGGGAAATAGCAGAAGACATGAAGCTTTTCAAGAATCACGGTCTGGCTTCTACCCCCCAGCACAACTGGGTGCAATTCAGCTTTATGATGGGGAGATGTGAGCTTTAGAAGCCAGTGGAGGTTTTTTCCTGAGGAAGAAGGAACTCAAGGAGACATACACACCTGCCACTTCCATCCTACCTGCCCATAGGAATCGGAACTCACATTCAAGCTGCCATTGGCGGACATGGTTATGAAATATCGGAGGAAATCCAGTGGAGAATATATGCAAGGACCTTTCCTGTTCCTTCAGCTCCTTGTTGCTGAAGTTGCCCTTGGACCAAGGCTGCAGGTAAGTGAAAGCGCCAGTCTTGCTGTCCCAGCCATGAGTCTGCAGCTCGTCCAGCCAAGCTGAGCCTTGATTTTGCGTCCGAGAACGGTTGTAGAAGGATGAGGTCAGGATCATTCGAATGGAGATCGGCAACTGGAAATCTGTGGAAAAAAACAGATAGACTGGAAGAGGAGAACATTGGGGAGGAGAACattgggaaggagacagaaatgaaaagaaagtgccaGGGCTGGGAACCAAAATCTGGAGGACAAGGAAGCCATAGTTGTCTCAGGAGACATGTGCTGCCCCAGCTCCCTGAGCTTCGTACCCAGCTCTCAGAGAAGCACACGCCTTGGGTTTGGGGATGCTCAGGAAGGAACCAGGCTGGCACTCTCCCTCCCCAGGTGTGTGCTGGGGAGACCATATCaccagtgcacacacacagagacataaatgcacacatgtacacacacaccataaGTGCACAGATGTGCATGAGCACAAACATGCATACACAATCCTACAAACTTACAGAAAGTTACATATTCTACCAAGCGAACCTACACGTGCATATGTACACAAGTATACAAAAACggagacacacatacacacacgcacatgtacaAACCCAT
It encodes:
- the LOC109488341 gene encoding T-cell surface glycoprotein CD1a-like isoform X1, which translates into the protein MLFLQLLLFVVLLPGGGSEDDFQLPISIRMILTSSFYNRSRTQNQGSAWLDELQTHGWDSKTGAFTYLQPWSKGNFSNKELKEQERSLHIFSTGFPPIFHNHVRQWQLECEFRFLWADSFQIQVVKGCELRFGKTLECYLRIAYQGSDLVNFQNMTWQPSPKGGSRAQQICKLFNQYYVVINDILPRFFLGLLDAGKAYLLRQVRPEVWLSAHPSPGPGRLLLVCHVSGFYPKPVWVMWMRGQQEQRGTQRGDVLPHADGTWYLRVTLDVVAREAADLSCRVRHSSLGGQDMVLYWEQPHSMGLVFLAVIVPLVLLAGLALWLWRCWKTRWSPQCSVTPWSEIPASQAPVLT
- the LOC109488341 gene encoding T-cell surface glycoprotein CD1a-like isoform X2; this translates as MLFLQLLLFVVLLPGGGSEDDFQLPISIRMILTSSFYNRSRTQNQGSAWLDELQTHGWDSKTGAFTYLQPWSKGNFSNKELKEQERSLHIFSTGFPPIFHNHVRQWQLEYSFQIQVVKGCELRFGKTLECYLRIAYQGSDLVNFQNMTWQPSPKGGSRAQQICKLFNQYYVVINDILPRFFLGLLDAGKAYLLRQVRPEVWLSAHPSPGPGRLLLVCHVSGFYPKPVWVMWMRGQQEQRGTQRGDVLPHADGTWYLRVTLDVVAREAADLSCRVRHSSLGGQDMVLYWEQPHSMGLVFLAVIVPLVLLAGLALWLWRCWKTRWSPQCSVTPWSEIPASQAPVLT